A window of Benincasa hispida cultivar B227 chromosome 9, ASM972705v1, whole genome shotgun sequence genomic DNA:
TAGTCCATAACATTTATTGACTGCAAACATTATGCAAAAGCTGTCAGAAAATTGTATTTTCCAAATGCATTCTTGAGTTCAATCAGATCCACAAATCTAGATAATTAGTGAAGGTAGGAGGAATACAACAAGATCTGAATGACTAAAGCACCTACCTGCAGACTCCATAACCAAAAAGCTTCAAACTgctatagatttttttttctttttttttttttgaaaggaaaaatatattttcaaatgtgaAATGAGACTATTGTTCAAGATACAAGATATAAAACAAGAGACAAATTCTGAGCGATCTCAAAACTAATAAGTTAAGGAAGAGACGATTCTTGAAACGCTTAAAGAAATCTTCCGAAAACAAAACTCCCCAAGATAAGCTACAAGTGATCAAAACAACTTAGGATAAGGCTTCAAAAAGTGTCCAGCCAAGATCTGTTTGTTACGATTGTTATTGTGACACTTtacttccctttctttttcaatGATAACGACCacttttattgagaaaaaaaatgaaagagaacAATGGTGGCATACAAAAAACCAGCCCATAGGAAAAAGACCTCCCTCTACCAAAAGGGTCTCCAACTATACAAGCAAAATAACTCCTagagaataattacaaaaagctTTCGAAACCGTAGACCACAAAGAAACAGGAAAATGGACGAGACACTTTACTTCCCTTTTCTCTTCACACCCCCACCCACCAGTAGTCTCTAAAGTTTCAACTATAGCTaatttaaacttgtaaaacttaattttgttaTTACCAAAAGATGATCCAAATATACAAAACACAAGCCTTTAAACAAGGTCAGTATCCAGTCATCCTAAGCCAATAGAATAAgcccaattaaaaaataataataagcaaAAAAGAAACTATATATTACATCTGATAAACCCTTAAATAAAAAGATCGCATCAATCAATAACTATGATATAGTTAAGGTTTAATTCTATTTAGTTCCTCATTGTTCGGTTTAAATCCATATCCTTTGCATAAAACAAATTTTAGCACTATTTTTAAGTTCTTTTTTCATAGCTAAAATATATCCGAAAACACAATATCTAACCTAATAGATCATGCTTAAAATACATATTCATGTAGATATCTATTGTTCCAATACATAGACAATTTGTGTAAGCGGTTACCCGGCTTGTCTTGAAcaattttataagaaaatcaataacaagAACTAAAATGGTCTCCATATGCAAGATTCAAGGACAAAATCAGAATGTTCAAATTTGAGGGACAAAAAGAGAATCACTGTGAAAGTTTAAGTCCAAATTTAATCATTATCATACAGAACATTTCATTGATGTGACGAACTTGCAAATACGGAGGGAAATGAATTTCAATTAATGCACATGAATGAATTTAGTTTTGTACTCACATTGAGAAAAGCAGTATCATTCCAAATTGCCCGTTGCAACCGACGCTTTGCTCGATTACTCACATAGAGGGGAGATGAGTTCATATCATTCACAAAGTTCTGATCTAAGAGGACTTCACCAAAGTTGCTGGTAGCTGGATTGTATCGAGCATGTAGGGCTCCTTTAAGATCATATTGGCGAATTATGTTGCGACCGAAACTGAGGTTCTCCATAACCATCAAATCATGTCTCATCTCTTTCCCACTCTTCAGCTCTCTCACCGTTACCTGTAAAAGAATGTTAACAAGGACGAGACAACCAAGGGTGGGggtggaataaaatatcaaagaGATGAATGTTCTGTCTATCAAACCTGATAGATTCCAAGAACTTTAGCAAGGCAGGTCTGGTTCCCCATGTCAAATGATTCATTAATGTACTTGAAATATTCGGGAGCGaacttcataaatgaatcaTACTCCGTccttttaatttctttgatAATGAACCTATCATCGAGTGTCTTGGCAAAAAATGATTTGCTCTTCCCGCCTTTTGCGTTCCAGTTTATACAACGGCTTAGGGAAGCTATGTAATGGAGTTCAGATGGGCAGCATCGACTCCGAAGATCACGGAACTGATTGAAATATGGACAATTCACTAGATATTTTCCCTTTGCTAGTGACTTTATGACCCCTTCATGATCTGCTCGCTTGAAAGTCTCTGGAACAAGAGAATCCAACAAATTTAACCTGTCAAAACTTGAGAACCGATATTCTTCTGAAGAGATACTCGATTCTGAATCTGAGGATCCGTTGGAGGGAACTTTATTTTGGCTTCGGGAACTCAAAGCTGGTTGTGAAACACCTCCACCCTCTCCCTTACTATCCTCATTATGAGAATCTGCTTGAAGGGGTAGATCTTTCAACAAAGCAAGTACACAAGCAACTATGCTCGAGAGTTCACCCTCATAGTCTGAAACAATAAAATTATCATTTGCAAGACGAATGTGTAGCTTCTGTCCTTCTTCGTTGATGAAGTCAGAGGCTGCAGGTAAGAATTTTGGAGTATAGCTACTGATGGATTTGAGTTCTGGAAAGTAGCTTCTTTGAATGTCCCTGATGTGCATCTGCCGGATCTCCGAAAACGGTGTCCAGAACAATTTGCTGAGGGTCGAATCACCTGTTGAAATTGGAATGGTCCTATCTAAATGCAAATCACCAGATGACAGAACCCTTCCTACTTGAGGATTCTCATAATCCGAATGAATATAGTCGAAGCCATTTGTCAAAGTCCCTTGGCGAGAAAGTTGTTTGGGGCTCAGATCATCCATAATTGGTATCTCTGTGACTTCAGTCACCAAAGGTAAATTAAGTTCATCACCACCGGACTCTCCAATCGAACCTTCAACTACAGCTTCCCTCTGAGGTGATACATTTTCATCCACGGATATATCATGTTGAACTTTTGTATCATCATTTTCTACAATTGATTCGGATCCCTCAGGTCCAACGTCAATATTGCTATTCATCTTCAACATAACTGGTTCTGGCTCAACATTTTCAGTGGTGCCAGAGTTTATTGTAACACCCAGTGATATTAATGATTGCAGGCGTCTATCCCAAATACATGACTCTAGCAGGAGGTCCCAGAGCAATCGATTCAGATTGAGATATCTGTGAAAAGCAAAGTCTGGGCTTCCTTTCTTACCAAgagaattttgaatatttaccTGTGTTTCATTCAATTAAAAGGGAAGATAAAAGTACGCCTTAAAAATGATGATCCATAGAAATAAGAGATGCACTTCGTCATAAAcgaaaaggagaagaaaatcaaaagaagtTAAAGTTCCAGAGAATTCCAAAGCACATAAGAAGACAATGACAAAAGGCTAACCTCAAATTCTGATCTTTCTTCGTTTAACATTTCTTCAACCAAAGAAAAGTCATTGAGAAAGCCTTGAGGGTGGtttaaatttgaacttttacATTCAGATATGATCTTCTTCAAAGAGTGTGCAATCTCAGTGAAAAGTAGCATCCCTTTCGTGTAAACCTTGAACAGatgtaaaaaaattaacacACTTCACAATTGAGTAATACATACACGATTAGAAGAAGTCAATTGAAACCATCAGAAAGCAAAGAAGGGTGACACACGAACATAGATAATATTACATACATTTTCAGTTTCTCTGATCAGATGACCTTGTCTCATTGAACTGTTGAACTCTAGTTTCTGAGGAGGCATAGAGATCGTGTAAATTGCTACTTCAGAATATCTGAACATAGCAACCATATTGCCCAGTCTACAATCCACAAGAATAATAGCTAAGGACGACTGAATTCAGGAcaggaaaaatggaaaatgcAAGCATAAGTAAATATCCAGACTATCGCAACACGTACCCGAAGAAGTAGAGGAAGTCCCCAAACAATGAATGACCACAAACTGATGATTTACTAGGTAAGGTGTCATCAGAGAAACAAAGCTCCAAAAATTTCCCAAATGATAAACCACGTGCGGCTGTGGAGATAAGCACCCTTTTTGTGGACTTTGAAGGTCCTCCCTTAGATTTACATTTACTGCAACGACTCCACATCCAAAGTTTTCCTTCTGTTTCGCCAGGCAGAACTTTATCCACTGGAAGCTGTTTGACTTGTATGGAAAGCTGCTTTCGGTAGTGTGCATAATAGTAAAAGTGAGCTTCAGGCAGTTCACCACAGACAGTGCAGAGGTTATTCTGCAATTGCACCATTGTTGAGTCAGAATCAACATATATGATAAAGAATGATAAAGAATGTTGACCTTTATAAAGAATCAACATATATGACTAGGGCTATTGCAGACTCTCAGCAGCTTCATGCATAGATGGTTGTCATTGGTAAAACAAACCAATGAGTAAAAGATAATTAAATTGATCATAGACTTATTACACCTTTACCAAAACGTAAAAAgtataactaaaaaaaatatatccgtacaaaattatagattttgaaaaatagtaGGTAACAATTGTGTGACTCCATTACAAACCTGATTTAGtaaattttcttgtaaaaattTTCCAAGAGGAACGTCGAAATTCTTGTAGAACACAATATGTGAGAAATGGCTCTGCTCACACATGGTTCCCTTCAAAGCATTTCGGCTCGACATCAAAACCAAAATACTCTGAGAATCCAATGACGTCTTCTTCTGCATTGTGTCCTCAGAATAGTTAGGAACAGTTTCATGGAATCCAAGAGCTTCCAAGGTTGATTGATGTGACACAGATTGTTCATGAACTAAATTCTCTTCATCAGAACTACCCCTAACTTCCACATCAAACTGATCAGATGCCTGTGGAGTGGATGGAATTGAGTCAGACTTGGGAACCAAGCCACTCAGGTCACTCCCATGTCCAAAATAAGAAGATAATGACTGATAGGGGGAGGGTAAAAGGAAACTTTCTCCCATGACTCTCTTCAACGAATCAGTAATGGATGAGAATCCAGAAAATATGGCAGGATTATATGGTTCGGGTTCAGAGGACATTATTAGCTTTTCCACTGACTCCAGGTTTGATCCGTTAGATGCCTCCTCATGGGCTCCACttgaaatataaatattcattgaGTCTGTCGGTTGTTCACTTTTATCACTTGCATTCTCAGCTTGACCTACATTTGGGCTACAAGGCTCTAAAGGTGATCGTGGATCAGATGAAACAATAGCTGGTACTCCACCAAATGGAATAGTTGCAAACATAGCTCGCTGGTCAACAAGGAAAGAAGTCTCTAATATTAAGTGAAATGCCATAACAACGGCACACTGCACAACAACCTTAACCCTCTTCAGTTCATCACTGTGAGCTCCTTTCAGCAAAATCTGCAGCAGATTTTAAGGACACAGTTCATTTGTGCCCAACAGACAAgtcaattaaatcaattttccaatttGGAATCTAATCTATCAAGGCAAAGCAATACCAAAGTCCAACCATGGATGTGATAATACTAAACATTTATAGAAAGAGGCAACACCACACACCGCAATGAAGGTGTgatgaaaaattaaaacataaaagtA
This region includes:
- the LOC120086881 gene encoding putative 1-phosphatidylinositol-3-phosphate 5-kinase FAB1D — its product is MCHYCGAVITDSDSKKLENGSSLKLDDAGPLCLCKVCKENQEQETMKSDNKSTSEAPMLSSMPSLSSCNSDCSTVANLDIRYGQEGATGSSQEDIDYRQERMTHNLSEVVHSNDHLSGRFDESVMSISQEATHDGSGVPVNEEIEQSHSNWMDTDLWDPPEPEDPEDHMEGGMGYDDDDDDEFGDSTEWSTSSSFSRSVDEASVSYRFREEKQRAMQQVMNGKYKAFIRHLLKFVGVAATSGEDSENWVDIVSSLSWEAATFLKPVVNGKATDPEAHVKVKCIATGTRNQSQFVKGMVFKKHAAHKHMPTHCKNPKLILIQGMLGEAPISRLSSFNSMDQENDFTNHVIEMIEGCTANVILVEKTAARVIQEAILKKGMTLVLDMKLHRLERIALCTGSPILTSETLMSQKTRQCDAVYFQKIVEEHASVLDGGRRPTKTLMFIEGCPTRLGCTILLKGAHSDELKRVKVVVQCAVVMAFHLILETSFLVDQRAMFATIPFGGVPAIVSSDPRSPLEPCSPNVGQAENASDKSEQPTDSMNIYISSGAHEEASNGSNLESVEKLIMSSEPEPYNPAIFSGFSSITDSLKRVMGESFLLPSPYQSLSSYFGHGSDLSGLVPKSDSIPSTPQASDQFDVEVRGSSDEENLVHEQSVSHQSTLEALGFHETVPNYSEDTMQKKTSLDSQSILVLMSSRNALKGTMCEQSHFSHIVFYKNFDVPLGKFLQENLLNQNNLCTVCGELPEAHFYYYAHYRKQLSIQVKQLPVDKVLPGETEGKLWMWSRCSKCKSKGGPSKSTKRVLISTAARGLSFGKFLELCFSDDTLPSKSSVCGHSLFGDFLYFFGLGNMVAMFRYSEVAIYTISMPPQKLEFNSSMRQGHLIRETENVYTKGMLLFTEIAHSLKKIISECKSSNLNHPQGFLNDFSLVEEMLNEERSEFEVNIQNSLGKKGSPDFAFHRYLNLNRLLWDLLLESCIWDRRLQSLISLGVTINSGTTENVEPEPVMLKMNSNIDVGPEGSESIVENDDTKVQHDISVDENVSPQREAVVEGSIGESGGDELNLPLVTEVTEIPIMDDLSPKQLSRQGTLTNGFDYIHSDYENPQVGRVLSSGDLHLDRTIPISTGDSTLSKLFWTPFSEIRQMHIRDIQRSYFPELKSISSYTPKFLPAASDFINEEGQKLHIRLANDNFIVSDYEGELSSIVACVLALLKDLPLQADSHNEDSKGEGGGVSQPALSSRSQNKVPSNGSSDSESSISSEEYRFSSFDRLNLLDSLVPETFKRADHEGVIKSLAKGKYLVNCPYFNQFRDLRSRCCPSELHYIASLSRCINWNAKGGKSKSFFAKTLDDRFIIKEIKRTEYDSFMKFAPEYFKYINESFDMGNQTCLAKVLGIYQVTVRELKSGKEMRHDLMVMENLSFGRNIIRQYDLKGALHARYNPATSNFGEVLLDQNFVNDMNSSPLYVSNRAKRRLQRAIWNDTAFLNSINVMDYSLLVGVDAEKKELVCGIIDYLRQYTWDKQLETWVKSSLIPKNVLPTVVSPKEYKRRFRKFMSAHFLSVPDHWCMQQNLPGPWDLCGNTDCASSQKTNGEENDLSS